Proteins found in one Lutimonas zeaxanthinifaciens genomic segment:
- a CDS encoding 4'-phosphopantetheinyl transferase family protein: protein MIGTDIIDLKEARLKSDWRRKGYLGKLFSKTENEFIESSEDQEIAVWRLWSMKESAYKADYHHTRERKFNPFKIQCDIQNPNTGLVCIDSRIYHTYSLITKEFVLTWTTKNNGHTFCKALRTGVHEVDAISHLLYLKLRNELANKFGMDPEDISIHKNGGAPEVFLRGHMAGVYCSISHHGKFGSLLFCC, encoded by the coding sequence ATGATAGGTACCGACATCATAGACCTAAAAGAGGCGAGGTTGAAGTCTGATTGGAGACGTAAAGGATATCTAGGAAAGCTGTTCTCAAAGACGGAGAATGAATTTATCGAAAGCTCAGAGGATCAGGAAATTGCAGTCTGGAGATTATGGTCTATGAAGGAAAGTGCTTACAAAGCGGATTATCACCATACCCGTGAGCGGAAATTCAATCCGTTCAAAATTCAATGTGATATACAAAATCCTAATACTGGCCTCGTTTGTATTGACTCTAGAATTTATCATACATATAGTTTGATTACCAAAGAATTTGTCTTGACATGGACTACAAAAAATAACGGCCATACCTTTTGTAAAGCGCTAAGAACAGGGGTCCATGAGGTGGATGCCATCTCTCATCTTCTTTATTTAAAACTGCGAAATGAGCTGGCTAATAAATTTGGAATGGATCCTGAAGATATCAGTATTCATAAAAATGGGGGTGCTCCGGAAGTTTTTCTGCGAGGTCATATGGCTGGGGTATATTGCTCCATAAGTCATCACGGGAAATTTGGAAGTTTACTTTTTTGTTGTTAA
- a CDS encoding type III polyketide synthase has translation MKVRVKSVAKALPKYTRKTTEILPFLELWLQDEEPRFRRKIKKIFENAGVDRRYSIMDAEEVFHKSSFEEKNDIYERESIILAENCLTDALVKASLVPEDLDFLVTVSCTGIMIPSIDAYLINRLEMRQDVVRLPVTEMGCAAGVSGMIYAKNFLQANPGKCAAVVAVESPTATFQLEDFSMVNMVSAAIFGDGAAAVILSSGKDSKGPAILDESMYHFFDAEKMMGFKLRNTGLQMVLDKSVPETIAAHFPRIVHPFLERNNMTISEIDHLVFHPGGKKIVQTVEALFGSSGKNIDDTKEVLRLYGNMSSVTVLFVLERFLEKNIKVGEKGLMLSFGPGFSAQRILLEW, from the coding sequence ATGAAAGTTAGAGTTAAATCAGTCGCTAAAGCGTTGCCAAAATACACAAGAAAAACCACGGAAATACTTCCATTCCTCGAATTGTGGCTTCAGGATGAGGAACCGAGGTTTCGCCGAAAAATAAAGAAGATTTTTGAAAATGCAGGTGTAGACAGGAGATACTCTATCATGGATGCCGAGGAAGTTTTTCATAAATCTTCCTTTGAAGAGAAAAATGATATTTATGAACGAGAGTCCATCATTCTAGCTGAAAATTGTTTGACCGATGCTTTGGTGAAGGCCTCACTCGTTCCTGAGGATTTGGATTTTTTGGTAACGGTGAGCTGTACAGGAATAATGATTCCTTCTATAGATGCATATTTGATCAATCGATTAGAGATGCGTCAGGATGTTGTGAGACTTCCGGTAACTGAAATGGGATGTGCTGCAGGAGTTTCTGGTATGATCTATGCAAAGAATTTTTTGCAGGCTAATCCGGGTAAATGCGCGGCGGTGGTGGCTGTAGAGTCTCCAACCGCAACCTTTCAGCTTGAGGATTTTTCAATGGTAAATATGGTTAGTGCTGCGATTTTTGGAGACGGGGCTGCAGCGGTCATACTGAGCTCAGGTAAAGATAGCAAAGGGCCTGCAATCTTAGACGAATCGATGTATCATTTTTTCGATGCAGAAAAAATGATGGGATTCAAATTAAGAAATACCGGACTGCAAATGGTGTTGGATAAATCAGTTCCAGAAACCATTGCAGCTCATTTTCCAAGAATTGTGCACCCGTTTTTAGAACGTAATAATATGACTATAAGTGAAATAGATCATTTGGTTTTTCATCCCGGAGGCAAGAAAATAGTTCAGACTGTGGAGGCCTTGTTTGGCTCCTCAGGTAAAAATATTGATGATACAAAGGAGGTACTTCGATTGTACGGGAATATGTCAAGTGTGACCGTTCTTTTTGTTCTTGAACGGTTCCTTGAAAAAAATATCAAGGTAGGGGAAAAAGGATTGATGCTAAGTTTTGGCCCTGGGTTCTCTGCGCAAAGAATCTTATTGGAATGGTAA
- a CDS encoding Gfo/Idh/MocA family protein translates to MISRRNFIKQSGLVAASSVFPIPDFLRPKPSRKLGVALVGLGYYSRDLLAPALQLTSYCELRGIVTGTPSKIPVWQAKYGIADKNVYNYENMYQLANNDDIDIVYIVLPNALHKKYSIIGAEAGKHVWCEKPMATTARDCKAMIASCEKNKVQLTIGYRMQHEPVTRKIIQMAKSKPFGDFKKLKAEAGFYNRGGDGSHWKLHPELGGGAMFDMGVYPLNAVRYATQMEPVSVSARIENSRPELFRVDETTFFELEFPNGVMAQCKTSFAESINHLKIDCSSGWYELQPFQSYSGVQGRTSSGKSFSPFSGNQQAKQMDDDSLAIIQNQSPMVPGEEGLRDIIIVESIFKSAQTGGARISLL, encoded by the coding sequence ATGATCAGCAGACGTAATTTCATTAAGCAATCAGGCCTGGTTGCTGCTTCGAGTGTTTTCCCTATTCCTGATTTTTTGAGGCCTAAACCATCCCGTAAACTGGGCGTTGCTTTGGTGGGGCTTGGTTATTACAGCAGGGACCTGCTTGCACCTGCTTTGCAACTGACTTCCTATTGTGAATTACGAGGAATTGTAACGGGAACTCCTTCAAAAATTCCGGTTTGGCAGGCAAAGTACGGTATAGCCGACAAGAACGTATATAATTATGAAAACATGTACCAATTGGCGAATAATGATGATATTGATATCGTTTACATCGTATTGCCTAATGCGTTGCATAAAAAATATTCGATCATAGGAGCGGAGGCAGGAAAGCATGTTTGGTGTGAGAAACCCATGGCAACTACAGCCAGGGACTGCAAGGCGATGATCGCTTCCTGCGAGAAAAACAAGGTTCAACTAACAATTGGTTATCGAATGCAACATGAGCCCGTGACCCGGAAAATCATACAAATGGCAAAATCAAAACCTTTTGGTGATTTCAAAAAGTTGAAGGCAGAAGCTGGATTTTATAATAGAGGTGGAGACGGTAGTCACTGGAAACTACACCCTGAACTTGGAGGAGGAGCCATGTTTGATATGGGGGTTTATCCCTTGAATGCTGTGAGGTATGCAACTCAAATGGAACCCGTCAGTGTATCTGCCCGAATTGAGAATTCGAGACCCGAATTATTCAGAGTAGATGAGACCACTTTTTTTGAACTGGAGTTTCCAAATGGAGTCATGGCACAGTGTAAGACATCATTTGCAGAAAGTATAAACCATTTAAAAATAGATTGTTCCTCCGGATGGTACGAATTACAGCCATTTCAATCCTACAGTGGTGTTCAGGGTAGAACGAGTTCTGGCAAATCGTTTTCACCTTTTTCAGGAAACCAGCAAGCGAAACAAATGGATGACGATTCATTGGCTATTATACAAAATCAAAGCCCTATGGTTCCGGGTGAAGAAGGATTAAGAGATATTATAATTGTGGAATCAATTTTCAAGTCGGCCCAAACCGGTGGGGCTAGAATTTCATTGCTGTAA
- a CDS encoding MlaE family ABC transporter permease gives MNYEVHIPKSVRSFLIEVGDLSYFAGRFFRELFSRPFELRELMHQCYKMGNKSLTLVGVTGFILGLVMTLQTRPTLMEFGAESWMPSMVSISIVREIGPVIISLICAGRISSGIGAELGSMRVTEQIDAMEVSGTNPFKYLVVTRILAATLMIPLLIIYGDAIALLGSALVENLKGDVSFQLFFNNVFDALEYSDINPAIIKSFFFGFAIGLVGCYKGYYCERGTVGVGEASNSAVVYTSMLLFIIDFIAVFVTDIFYN, from the coding sequence ATGAACTATGAGGTACACATACCAAAGAGTGTAAGATCTTTTCTGATAGAAGTTGGAGATCTGTCTTATTTTGCAGGACGTTTTTTCAGGGAATTGTTTTCCCGGCCTTTTGAACTTCGTGAACTGATGCATCAGTGCTATAAAATGGGTAATAAATCACTGACTCTTGTTGGGGTTACCGGATTTATACTCGGTCTTGTCATGACTTTACAAACCCGCCCGACACTTATGGAATTTGGTGCGGAATCATGGATGCCTTCAATGGTGAGTATATCGATTGTCAGAGAAATAGGTCCCGTGATTATTTCCTTGATATGCGCCGGGCGAATAAGTTCAGGGATTGGAGCAGAGTTAGGTTCGATGAGAGTCACGGAACAAATAGATGCCATGGAGGTATCGGGGACAAATCCATTTAAATATCTGGTGGTTACCCGTATTCTTGCAGCCACTTTAATGATTCCTCTTTTAATCATTTATGGTGATGCTATTGCCTTGCTTGGTTCAGCCCTGGTTGAAAACCTTAAGGGAGATGTTTCATTTCAACTGTTCTTTAATAATGTATTTGATGCACTGGAATATTCAGATATTAATCCCGCGATTATAAAATCCTTCTTTTTTGGCTTTGCCATTGGCCTGGTTGGATGTTACAAGGGCTACTATTGTGAACGAGGTACAGTAGGTGTTGGAGAGGCTTCAAATTCAGCGGTTGTGTATACCTCAATGCTTTTGTTCATCATTGACTTTATAGCTGTTTTTGTAACTGATATTTTTTATAACTGA
- a CDS encoding beta-ketoacyl-[acyl-carrier-protein] synthase family protein has product MKKRVVITGMGVVAPNGVGIEEFMHGIRTGRSGIKYIQELKDLGFSCCIGGVPELSDDLISRYLTDLQRKNFNSSGILYGCISGMDAWMDAGLGIDRNSEVDYDTGIIFGTGQSGVEKFREAIYKLDDNKVRRLGSTTVAQTMASGISAYLGGILGCGNQVTTNSSACTTGTESILMGAERIRSGKARRMLVGSSSDHGPYIWGGFDAMRVMTYKYNDSPQKGSRPMSSSASGFVPGSGAGAMVLEDLESALGRGAKIYAEILGGHINAGGQRQGGTMTAPNASAVKKCIREAVNEAGIDPDTIDSINGHLTATTKDVLEIRNWKEALGCSSNNFPYINSVKSMTGHCLAAAGSIECVASVLQIHHGFLFPSVNSEDLHPDIVELINPSSVPGDIRIQDVSTVIKASFGFGDVNACIVFRKLKN; this is encoded by the coding sequence ATGAAAAAAAGAGTTGTTATAACAGGAATGGGTGTTGTGGCTCCTAACGGAGTTGGAATTGAAGAATTTATGCACGGAATACGGACCGGAAGATCCGGTATTAAATACATTCAGGAATTAAAGGATCTTGGCTTCTCCTGCTGTATTGGCGGAGTTCCTGAACTTTCAGATGACCTGATAAGCAGGTACCTCACGGATTTACAGCGAAAAAATTTTAATAGTTCGGGTATACTTTACGGATGTATCTCGGGCATGGATGCCTGGATGGATGCAGGACTTGGGATCGATAGGAATTCAGAGGTCGATTATGATACAGGAATTATTTTTGGAACGGGCCAGTCAGGAGTCGAAAAGTTTCGTGAGGCCATCTATAAACTGGATGACAATAAAGTGAGGCGACTGGGAAGCACTACAGTTGCCCAAACGATGGCTAGCGGAATAAGTGCTTACCTTGGAGGAATTTTAGGCTGTGGAAATCAGGTGACTACAAATTCATCGGCTTGTACAACCGGAACCGAGTCTATTTTAATGGGAGCTGAAAGAATAAGGTCAGGAAAGGCGAGAAGAATGCTGGTTGGAAGCAGCAGCGATCACGGACCCTATATCTGGGGAGGATTTGATGCGATGCGTGTAATGACCTATAAGTACAACGACTCCCCACAGAAAGGTTCCAGGCCTATGAGTTCCTCGGCCTCAGGTTTTGTCCCTGGATCTGGTGCAGGAGCAATGGTTCTGGAAGATTTGGAATCCGCCTTGGGGAGAGGAGCAAAAATATATGCTGAAATTCTTGGAGGGCACATAAATGCAGGTGGGCAGCGACAAGGAGGCACAATGACTGCACCGAATGCCTCTGCAGTTAAAAAATGTATCAGGGAAGCTGTTAATGAAGCAGGCATTGATCCAGACACTATTGATTCCATCAATGGGCATTTAACCGCAACTACAAAAGATGTACTCGAAATAAGAAACTGGAAAGAGGCCTTGGGGTGTTCCTCCAATAATTTCCCATACATCAACTCGGTTAAAAGTATGACGGGTCATTGTCTGGCTGCAGCAGGAAGCATAGAGTGTGTTGCTTCTGTGCTGCAAATTCATCATGGCTTTCTGTTTCCTTCAGTTAACAGTGAAGATTTGCACCCTGATATTGTTGAACTCATCAACCCTTCTTCAGTCCCGGGAGACATCAGGATTCAGGACGTAAGCACGGTCATCAAAGCCAGTTTTGGTTTCGGTGATGTAAACGCCTGTATTGTATTTAGAAAACTTAAAAATTAA
- a CDS encoding 3-hydroxyacyl-ACP dehydratase FabZ family protein has translation MNSKEIIRELPYSEPFLFVDEITKIDENGVQGTYMLRKNSFFYEGHFKDNPVTPGVILTETMAQIGVVCLGIYLLGRKQVELKPKIALTSNQIDFYLPVFPGDKVKVVSEKIYYRFKKLKCSVRMLNEKNELVCRGEIAGMIVNE, from the coding sequence ATGAATAGTAAGGAAATCATAAGGGAATTACCGTATTCTGAGCCATTTTTATTTGTGGATGAAATCACGAAAATAGATGAAAATGGAGTTCAGGGAACATATATGTTACGGAAAAACAGTTTTTTTTATGAGGGTCATTTTAAAGATAACCCGGTTACTCCCGGAGTCATTTTGACTGAAACAATGGCTCAGATAGGAGTTGTTTGCCTGGGGATATATTTATTAGGTCGAAAGCAAGTTGAATTGAAGCCAAAAATTGCTTTGACATCAAATCAGATCGATTTTTACCTCCCTGTATTTCCGGGGGACAAAGTAAAAGTGGTTTCTGAAAAAATCTATTATCGGTTTAAAAAATTAAAATGTTCAGTTCGTATGCTGAATGAAAAGAATGAACTTGTCTGCAGAGGTGAAATAGCAGGAATGATCGTTAATGAATAA
- a CDS encoding methyltransferase domain-containing protein: MINTKHRSDQREIMDDFTLRGKSLRENLDILSRINWWLGGNHVTINGVERILKRTKKRKKVRIVDLGCGNGDILRRIARWGEKNDYQFELLGIDANADSTEYATKLSESFINITFKQLDIFSKEFDELDYDIALATLFLHHLKDEEIISKLKILCNKASLGIVINDLHRNKLAYFLFNIISFFINNKIIRNDGLISILRGFKKNELEQFSKVIGMPCEIAWKWAFRYQWLIYSRNES; encoded by the coding sequence ATGATTAACACGAAGCATAGAAGTGATCAAAGAGAGATTATGGATGATTTTACTTTGAGGGGGAAGAGTTTAAGGGAAAACCTAGATATTTTATCGAGGATTAACTGGTGGCTGGGTGGAAATCATGTGACAATTAACGGGGTCGAGAGGATATTAAAAAGAACAAAAAAGAGAAAGAAAGTTAGAATTGTTGATTTAGGATGTGGAAATGGAGATATTTTAAGAAGGATTGCCAGATGGGGTGAGAAAAATGACTATCAATTTGAATTGTTGGGAATTGATGCCAACGCAGATTCAACTGAATATGCCACTAAACTCTCCGAAAGCTTTATAAACATCACGTTTAAACAGCTTGATATTTTTTCAAAGGAATTTGATGAACTGGATTATGATATTGCGTTAGCAACTTTGTTTTTACATCATTTAAAAGATGAAGAAATTATCAGCAAACTAAAAATTTTGTGCAATAAGGCAAGTTTGGGAATTGTAATCAATGATCTGCATCGGAACAAACTGGCTTATTTTTTATTCAATATCATCAGTTTTTTTATCAATAATAAAATTATTCGAAACGATGGCCTTATATCTATTTTAAGAGGATTTAAGAAAAATGAACTGGAACAATTTTCTAAAGTGATTGGGATGCCTTGTGAGATTGCTTGGAAATGGGCTTTTCGCTATCAATGGTTAATATATTCAAGAAATGAAAGTTAG
- a CDS encoding acyl carrier protein encodes MNKEELIAKLKDIVKPYIQDEQAFENLNEDTDFINDLKINSANLVDIVLDVEDAFDIEIDNESMEKMLSVQKAMEIIESKMK; translated from the coding sequence ATGAATAAAGAAGAATTGATCGCAAAGCTTAAGGACATTGTCAAGCCCTATATTCAGGATGAGCAAGCCTTTGAAAATCTTAATGAAGACACAGATTTTATCAATGATCTTAAAATAAATTCGGCTAATCTGGTCGATATTGTTTTAGATGTTGAGGATGCCTTTGATATTGAAATTGATAACGAATCGATGGAGAAAATGCTTTCTGTTCAAAAAGCTATGGAGATCATAGAAAGTAAAATGAAATAA
- a CDS encoding NAD(P)/FAD-dependent oxidoreductase translates to MPKKNKIIIIGAGFGGITLAKFLKNENVEVLLIDQNNYHNFQPLMYQIATGGLEPYSIAYPVRRILRQRKNVRFRMAKVKSVDTDKKKLKTSVGSFYYDYLIIATGSKSNFYDFDAIKNILFPLKSIPDALNMRSFIFQNLEKSLTKQKDESLEEILNIAVVGGGPAGIELAGALAEMKKYVIPKDFPDLDITKLSINLYQSAPKLLKTMSDEASQKTLEYLEKLGINVFLNSKVTNYDGDKLILSDGSSFATDTLIWTAGVKGATIKGLPDKSLAGGNRILVDAFNRVKYTESVFAIGDVAAHITEENPRGLPMLAPVAKQQGKSLAKNIIRMIKKKPVRPFVYKNRGVMATIGRKKAVVDLPNWKIQGSFAWFLWMFVHIISLIGFRNKFVAFFDWFSNYLTYDKPLGLILRPHKRK, encoded by the coding sequence ATGCCAAAAAAGAATAAAATAATCATCATAGGTGCTGGTTTTGGAGGAATTACTCTGGCAAAATTTCTCAAAAATGAAAATGTAGAGGTACTTCTCATCGATCAAAATAACTACCACAATTTTCAACCTCTCATGTATCAAATTGCCACGGGAGGATTGGAACCCTACAGTATTGCCTATCCTGTTCGCAGAATTCTAAGGCAGCGGAAAAATGTCCGGTTTAGAATGGCCAAAGTAAAATCTGTAGATACCGATAAGAAAAAATTGAAAACATCCGTCGGTAGTTTTTATTACGATTATTTGATCATAGCTACGGGAAGCAAAAGCAACTTTTATGATTTTGACGCTATCAAGAACATTCTCTTTCCGCTAAAATCGATTCCTGATGCTCTGAATATGAGAAGTTTTATTTTTCAAAATTTAGAAAAATCCCTTACCAAACAGAAGGATGAATCCCTCGAAGAAATACTCAATATTGCCGTTGTCGGAGGTGGTCCTGCAGGGATCGAATTAGCCGGTGCCCTTGCTGAAATGAAAAAATATGTGATTCCGAAGGATTTTCCGGACCTGGATATTACCAAGTTGAGCATCAATCTTTATCAATCAGCGCCAAAATTGCTGAAAACTATGTCTGACGAAGCCTCTCAGAAAACATTAGAGTATCTGGAGAAACTTGGTATCAATGTGTTTTTAAATTCAAAAGTAACCAATTATGATGGTGATAAACTAATCCTTTCTGACGGAAGCTCGTTCGCTACTGATACGCTCATTTGGACGGCAGGAGTGAAAGGAGCTACAATTAAGGGCCTTCCGGATAAATCTCTGGCAGGTGGAAACAGGATATTGGTTGATGCCTTTAACAGGGTAAAATACACTGAAAGTGTGTTTGCCATAGGTGATGTGGCAGCTCACATTACAGAGGAAAATCCAAGAGGGCTCCCTATGCTGGCTCCTGTCGCCAAACAACAAGGAAAGTCACTGGCAAAAAATATCATTAGGATGATCAAGAAAAAACCTGTTCGCCCTTTTGTTTACAAGAACAGAGGAGTCATGGCAACAATTGGCCGGAAAAAAGCGGTTGTCGATCTTCCTAACTGGAAAATTCAAGGCTCTTTTGCCTGGTTTCTTTGGATGTTTGTACACATCATATCGCTTATAGGATTTAGGAATAAGTTTGTAGCATTTTTTGACTGGTTTTCGAACTACTTAACCTATGATAAACCACTGGGTTTGATTCTCAGGCCCCATAAGAGGAAATAA
- a CDS encoding SDR family oxidoreductase, which yields MVKEFKNNWAVILGGSSGLGLATAKKLSSHGMNICIVHRNLKSELREIENHFNEIRANEVSLIHVNKDLLKSENRKEILKILLDKLGKDGSIKCLIHSVAKGNLKPMLAEGNAELSMLDLEITVNAMALSLYDWFKAVYSTDKIAGDFRLISFTSEGGRKPLKNYAAVSAAKASLEAITRNIALEFATKGVRANCIQAGVTNTKSLRRIPGSEKIMKHAVNRNPFGRLTLEKDVANAVYLLCKDEAAWINGCIIPVDGGEHLS from the coding sequence ATGGTAAAAGAGTTTAAAAATAACTGGGCTGTAATTTTAGGGGGCTCCAGCGGTTTGGGTCTGGCTACGGCTAAAAAGCTTTCAAGTCACGGTATGAACATTTGTATTGTTCATCGTAACTTAAAAAGTGAATTGCGCGAAATTGAAAATCATTTTAACGAAATCAGGGCTAATGAGGTTTCTCTTATACACGTTAATAAGGATTTGTTAAAATCGGAGAACAGAAAGGAAATTTTAAAAATTTTACTTGACAAACTTGGTAAGGACGGATCCATTAAGTGTTTGATTCACAGTGTTGCAAAAGGAAATTTAAAACCTATGTTAGCTGAAGGAAATGCTGAACTTTCGATGTTAGATCTTGAAATCACAGTAAATGCTATGGCTTTAAGTCTATATGACTGGTTTAAGGCTGTTTATTCAACCGATAAAATAGCAGGAGATTTCAGGTTAATCAGTTTTACAAGCGAGGGAGGAAGAAAGCCACTAAAAAATTATGCTGCGGTATCTGCGGCTAAAGCATCATTGGAAGCAATTACCCGAAATATAGCACTTGAATTCGCAACAAAGGGAGTGAGGGCAAATTGTATTCAGGCCGGGGTGACCAACACAAAGTCTTTAAGAAGGATACCAGGAAGTGAAAAAATAATGAAACACGCGGTAAATAGAAACCCTTTTGGGCGCCTTACCCTTGAAAAGGATGTTGCTAACGCCGTATATCTGTTATGCAAGGATGAGGCTGCCTGGATCAATGGTTGTATAATACCTGTAGATGGAGGTGAACATTTAAGTTAG
- a CDS encoding NAD(P)/FAD-dependent oxidoreductase has product MLNHKVVIVGGGLAGLTAALHLSKYGIESLLVEKERYPRHKVCGEYVSNEVLPYLNSLGVDPFLYGAKKMEHFELSAVTGESCKADLPLGGFSISRYTLDARMYEILKQSEVVIIHDTVTDIKFQGENFRVELKESGFLTAEFVLGAYGKRTSLDSRLKRSFMSSYAPYLAVKAHYKGDYPDNVVGLHNFYGGYCGVSKIENEALNICYIVSYEEFKKYRNIKEFQEKVLFRNKSLENILKNSQMLFDKPLAISQISFESKSLIQDHVIMCGDAAGMIHPLCGNGMSMAILGARMISNLLVDHFNVKSISRKQLEKKYRIQWEKAFSSRLRTGRILSKLFEYKQLSLILINYLKSYPAIITEIIKRTHGKPVESL; this is encoded by the coding sequence ATGTTGAATCATAAAGTTGTAATTGTTGGTGGAGGTCTCGCCGGATTAACTGCTGCCTTACATTTATCAAAATATGGAATAGAATCACTTCTGGTTGAAAAAGAGAGGTATCCCAGGCATAAAGTTTGTGGTGAATATGTCTCAAATGAGGTATTGCCTTATTTGAATTCACTAGGGGTGGACCCTTTTTTGTATGGTGCCAAGAAAATGGAGCATTTTGAACTTTCAGCCGTGACGGGAGAATCTTGTAAAGCGGATCTTCCTTTGGGCGGTTTTAGTATCAGCCGATATACTCTTGATGCGAGGATGTATGAGATTTTGAAACAAAGTGAAGTTGTAATTATTCATGATACGGTTACAGATATCAAATTTCAGGGAGAAAATTTTCGGGTAGAACTCAAGGAAAGCGGATTCCTCACGGCGGAATTTGTACTTGGTGCCTATGGCAAAAGGACCTCTCTCGATTCCAGGTTAAAAAGGAGTTTTATGAGTTCATACGCTCCTTATCTAGCGGTCAAGGCCCATTATAAGGGTGACTATCCGGATAATGTTGTGGGACTGCATAATTTTTATGGAGGCTACTGCGGGGTCTCAAAGATTGAAAATGAAGCACTTAATATATGTTACATCGTGAGTTATGAGGAATTTAAGAAATATCGCAACATAAAGGAGTTTCAAGAAAAGGTCTTGTTTAGAAATAAATCCTTGGAAAATATTTTGAAAAATTCTCAAATGCTTTTTGACAAACCCCTTGCCATTAGTCAAATATCCTTTGAATCCAAATCACTGATCCAGGATCACGTAATTATGTGCGGAGACGCTGCCGGAATGATACACCCGCTTTGTGGCAACGGAATGAGTATGGCCATTTTAGGTGCCAGAATGATATCAAATCTGCTCGTTGATCATTTTAATGTAAAGTCTATTAGCAGAAAGCAATTGGAAAAAAAGTACAGGATTCAATGGGAAAAGGCTTTTTCTTCGAGATTGAGGACTGGAAGGATTCTCTCAAAATTATTTGAATACAAGCAATTGTCTTTAATTTTGATTAACTATTTAAAATCCTATCCGGCTATTATTACAGAGATAATAAAAAGGACACATGGAAAACCTGTTGAAAGCTTATGA